In Colias croceus chromosome 19, ilColCroc2.1, the following are encoded in one genomic region:
- the LOC123700539 gene encoding uncharacterized oxidoreductase SSP0419-like, producing the protein MSLKNKVAIVTGSSSGIGAAIAEKFSNEGAHVVMVGRNESKLSAVAARCKDPLVIKAELGNDEDIVRIVKETINKYGKIDILVNNAGSSFPGSVLTGDLLKSYEEVMKVNFRAVVHLTKLVTPHLIETKGNIINISSIAGQKASPGIMMYGISKAALNHFAQDVAIELSPYKVRVNTISPGPVRTDILENTNSPFTWEALQKQTLLDRVSEPEEIADLTLFLASDKAKGITGANFVSDNGMMFKV; encoded by the coding sequence ATGAGTCTAAAAAACAAAGTGGCTATTGTCACTGGTTCAAGTTCTGGAATCGGAGCAGCAATTGCTGAAAAATTCAGCAATGAAGGAGCCCACGTAGTTATGGTTGGAAGAAACGAAAGTAAACTAAGCGCTGTGGCAGCCCGATGCAAAGACCCTCTTGTTATCAAAGCAGAACTGGGAAACGATGAAGACATTGTAAGAATAGTCAAAGAGACAATAAACAAATACGGTAAAATAGATATCTTAGTTAACAACGCGGGATCATCGTTTCCGGGGAGTGTCCTTACAGGGGACTTGTTAAAATCATACGAAGAAGTTATGAAAGTAAATTTCCGAGCAGTGGTTCATTTGACGAAGCTAGTGACACCACATTTGATTGAAACTAAAgggaatattattaatatatctaGTATCGCTGGACAGAAAGCATCCCCGGGTATTATGATGTACGGTATTTCGAAAGCTGCTCTAAATCACTTTGCCCAAGACGTTGCGATAGAATTATCTCCGTATAAGGTGAGAGTCAATACCATAAGCCCTGGGCCGGTAAGAACCGATATTTTGGAAAACACTAATAGCCCTTTCACATGGGAAGCTTTGCAGAAACAGACTCTTTTGGATCGTGTATCTGAACCAGAAGAAATTGCCGATCTTACCTTGTT
- the LOC123700540 gene encoding uncharacterized oxidoreductase SERP2049-like, with protein MSLINKVAIVTGASSGIGAAIAEKFSNEGAQVVMVGRNEKKLAAVAAKCKEPLLIKAELGNEDDTVRIIKETLKRFDKIDILVNNAGTNVMGSILYGDLLKSYDEVMKINFRAIVHLTQLAAYELIKTKGSIVNISSINAQQPSPVPFLMMYSASKAALDHFSKDVAKELAPYKVRVNVISPGPVRTDILENTNAPICWEDVPKQTALNRVSEAVEIAELALFLVSDKAIGITGSIFVADNGELLKK; from the coding sequence ATGAGTTTAATAAACAAAGTTGCGATAGTTACTGGAGCCAGCTCTGGCATAGGAGCTGCTATAGCTGAAAAGTTCAGCAATGAAGGAGCACAAGTTGTTATGGTTGGACGAAACGAAAAGAAACTCGCTGCTGTAGCCGCAAAATGTAAAGAACCTTTATTAATCAAAGCAGAACTCGGCAACGAAGACGACACAGTGAGAATCATAAAAGAAACACTTAAACGATTCGATAAAATAGACATTTTAGTTAATAACGCTGGAACAAATGTTATGGGCAGTATTTTATATGGAGATCTATTGAAATCGTATGATGAAGTGATGAAAATAAACTTCCGTGCGATCGTGCACTTGACGCAACTAGCCGCGTATGAGCTGATAAAAACTAAAGGATCGATAGTCAACATTTCGAGCATAAACGCTCAGCAACCATCGCCAGTACCTTTTTTGATGATGTATTCAGCTTCGAAGGCTGCATTAGACCATTTTTCTAAAGACGTGGCTAAGGAATTAGCTCCCTACAAAGTAAGAGTCAACGTTATAAGCCCTGGACCGGTGCGAACTGATATTTTGGAAAATACAAATGCTCCTATATGTTGGGAGGACGTGCCAAAACAGACAGCACTAAATAGAGTGTCTGAAGCAGTTGAGATTGCAGAACTTGCGTTGTTTTTAGTCAGCGATAAAGCTATAGGAATTACTGGTTCTATCTTTGTGGCCGATAATGGAGAATtgctgaaaaaataa